The sequence aactaccacctaacaaccttccttccaccaccaccacggcTCTTTCTTCTATCCTTCGCACCTTAGCAATGACGGTTGCTACCTTCCTCCTATATAAGgtattaaatataattaccactacagttaaaagtgaaataatatatgtaatagTATTtctctccttagacccttccctttccttccttcattagaaccttcctttccttcctccttagacccccgtttttttcctcctccttagacccctttcccttctctcACCCCTatcaaccttcctttcttccacctaccacctctaacaccatcttccttccattctaccaccctaccatccttccttccctttagtataaaccatggtcttcatGGTTTAgtaaccacacttctggaaatcgaggaaggaatagagcaagaaggaaaatatcaaGCCAACAACGACAATTTGATGatttaacagaaacttcaaCAATAGGCTACACAGAAAGTTCGGAAGCAAGTTCCACGTTTGACCCCACCACGCTACGTTCTTCTGTAAACACAAGACAAGCTACCAGgaacagaacaaataatgCACCAGGTCCCCATCCGAATATAAGTTACAGTCGCATGTAATACCGCCGTTGtgtaacacattgtggaatgtaacactcatttggaatgttgaaTGTGTGTGGACCCCTCCTTCCCTCAAGAGGGCGACGCATAAATGACCACCAAGCAcacaatttatatatatacagtgtgtaaggaaagaagcgAAATGacacctttccttcttacttcccttccttttcttttcgttctttctttattctttttttctattccttcttttcatcatatttctttctttttttccttccatttgtaagtttgaataagcacataaggaaagaatacgCGCAAGTCGGGCGCGAAacataaagaaagaaaaaagtaaggtgctgacatttttgaaaaattatttattttaaaaaacacaaaaaaattatgaacgtaaaaaatttataacaaaaaaaattaacttatcagatcttcaataaaaaaaaattttatcaaacaaatcaaaataaagcagggaaaattttttttccaaatatattaattacacatgaacatgtaaataatttaatacaaaaaaaaaaaaggaaaaatatttatttacacCCTAATCCCGGAATATGAACTTGGaatctgttccttaggaacaccttcctcagGAATATCTTCTGTAAgaataaagtcttccttccctaaacccgaaatctgaacttggaacctcttacttaggaacttcttccttaggaacatcttccctaGGAACTCATTCCTtcggaacatcttccttaggaacaaggtctttcctccctaaacccggaatctgaacattgaacctcttccttaggaacacttCCCCGatgaacttcttccttaggaacattttcctctttcataAACTCCGATTTCATAAATtgttgaaccaaaatttcaaaaaagtcttccttcgtatAATGCAAAtgccctttttgacattcgtccaacacttctaaatgaatatcaataatcatacggcgacgtacaccacgacGACCAGCACGGCGACGAACGccctgttttttcctcctttttataggcgtagaacgaggtttgcgttcctttactaaggtatattcatgtagaCCATTTAACTGGTCTTCCACATGGTCAAGAGGTTGTTCTTTCAAAGTTTGAGGACCACGTACTTTATGAGCTCTTTTGTGACGTCGTCTTCGCTTACCGAGGGTaatatactaaaaaaaaaaaaggaaggaagaaaaaaaaaaaaaatgattttttaaaaggtcaGTGTTGTTTCTAAGAACAATAAGTACTACATTCAACGcaagtgcgaaatcctacacaaacacacccctaaaatgcgaaatcctacacacacacaccatcttaaatgcgaaatcctacacaaacacacccctaaaatgcgaaatgctacacacacacaccatcttaaatgcgaaatcctacacatacacacccgaattgattcattcacctttctttccttttttccttttttcctttttttctttttttctttcttcttccttttttttctctttcttctttcttcttttttttttttctttatttttttcttttttccttactttcCAAAGGAGGTAGCTCGTAATAGAAATACCAAGGAACACAGGAATgataggaaggtatggggtaaggagatCGGAAGGGCTGATCCTGTTATGAACTGGTTCAGCGATAGGGGTGGCTCCGTCAGCCCCCCTCCTTGGACCACTTCTCTCTGTTGTAATACTTGTGGATGTTGGTGATGATGTTGAGGCTGTTGCTCGTGGTAATGGTGATGGTACTGTTGCCTGTGGTGTATGGGAACTTGCGCCACCACCACTTCCTTGGGGTGGTGATGGAGGTGGTGGTTGTTGTCCTTGTTCACCAGGACCTTGACCAGGTGGTGTGCTATCATCAGCTTTACCACCTATACCACCTCCACCACCAGCATGTTGATGAGTAACATCTGCATCAGGTGGAACGGGACCACCATCTGGACCCTTAATTTCTGATTGACCTATTTCACCAGTTTGAGGACCTTTTTCGCCAGGACTACTTCCTGTACCTGAAGAACCAAGCTGCCCGGTTGGAGGAACAGAACCTGCTGAATTGGGATTAGTTTCCGTTGTATCTGCAGGAAGTGATGGAGTAATTTCAGGAGTAACTCCAGTGGAAACAGAGTCTATTCTGCCACTGCCCCACTTATTAACTTCAATGGGGTCCACTGCGTTCTTTGGATTGCTATTGGGGTCAGGACCGTCTATAAAACCTTCATTTTCATCAGGAAATTTCACATCAGGAGGctgtatttcattttttattggaGTATTCTTACCTGGTGCTTCACCTGCTTTAGACACCCCCGGCCCTCCACCCTGTGGTGTCGGACCGAGGATGGGGGGTGGTGGAGGTTGGACTACTTGtgattgttgttgttgttgttgatgCACTACTTGTTCAACAACTTGCATTATACCCTccaattcttcttcctcctcttccatcTGCTCCATAATTCTCTTAATGGTGTCCTCCATCCCTGTCCCCTCACTATTATGACTGATgattgaaattttttctcctttatcaCTCCTTGCACGCGTACTATTTTCCATTAAGTTCGTTTGATATTGTCTTGTACTCTCGTCGCACCATTTCCTTTTACTTAATAGACCAAATTTATTACTGCTAATACCACTCTGTAATAATTTGTGCACTTCATATAACATATCTTTATTTTCCCTATATAGATTTACTGCTTCCTTGTACTCACACTTCAcataaatttccttcccccactGTTGGCTTAATGCATCCACAGCCCTGAATACATAGTCTGCAACTTTCTTCGGTGCACAAACGGTACTCATATAATACATCCATACTTTTAATAGTTCACATAAAGGGATATGCTTCCCCTTACATGCAGGGTTCTGGTCCTTTGGGTTATACTGATTCTTCTTATTTGTTACCATCATTACATTCTTTAACattattttacaaaagtCTCCATATTTATCAACGTCAATCTCATCAGGGTCCTCGCATATGGCCTTATCTGCACTGTACCTACTCCAATCATACTtgtcttcatcatcatccgtTGGTTCATTAAAGAAGTACGTGAACCACTCACTAATAGTaactacataaaaaaaaaggaacatgaTATAAATGCAATGtaatcattcttcttttactcAAGTAATGTCCTTATtctatatgaaaaaaaaaaaaaaaaggaataacattttttcatgtCTACATTCCCTAAATATATTCTATAAATGAAGATGCTCCCTTACGTTCTTCGCCTTCCTCGAATCCGGTAGGGTTACTATCGGGGCATCCAtcctgtttccttttttcttctttcttccttttaattttttttaacatttcctCCACTGAAGCCTTTGGCAAACTACCAGTAGTGTCGgccaattttgttaattcgTTCTCACCACCCTTAATACCTAAGAGTGAATAAAAATGCTCCCCacccttcattcctttcctacCCTTACCCTGCTGTAAATTAGTACTATTTACACAATTATTCCAGCTCAATATGAAGGGTATCTTTCCTGTTTGCTCTTTGTAAATTTTCACCCATTTTTCTATTCCTTCTCCAATGA is a genomic window of Plasmodium coatneyi strain Hackeri chromosome 1, complete sequence containing:
- a CDS encoding SICA antigen, whose translation is MVCYITLGKRRRRHKRAHKVRGPQTLKEQPLDHVEDQLNGLHEYTLVKERKPRSTPIKRRKKQGVRRRAGRRGVRRRMIIDIHLEVLDECQKGHLHYTKEDFFEILVQQFMKSEFMKEENVPKEEVHRGSVPKEEVQCSDSGNEFLGKMFLRKKFLSKRFQVQISGLGKEDFILTEDIPEEGVPKEQIPSSYSGIRV
- a CDS encoding SICA-like antigen, which encodes MALEDKDVEFGPLKEKWLQQKKSDGMSDGPAKTRLMAEIVNWTQGMLGEMLDENNLDVSKQLCKEKEKDGKAMTNEEIEVCAFIVKGLYNMNSMSKCRKGHINAVMREYVRCAVMSSWIYEYQSTHCGKKHVINNALDVMKIIGSHLSSSGGCEECTYKGLEPMVVNKKPMLGAILELMNTNTKVTQLIRKNQTPKEKCTPEQKKDLPQLVFPDISSSPNMKSTGSSHEQQQQPAPQPKKMSTQQFNFLSKLLPQWIRKYGMKDVENIGEHVWKDMESMFNDLRKRIKTDSHVEMSICADIGKGETPHVTIKKELCKALVRIIYYVSGIKLPENRGQGNPTKEKIKKVDLYLRCLVGKVTMIKLFGEHCRIEDVAQYLVGVIKDKLSTHGAADKYNQCKLVNYEEINIGKKFIGEGIEKWVKIYKEQTGKIPFILSWNNCVNSTNLQQGKGRKGMKGGEHFYSLLGIKGGENELTKLADTTGSLPKASVEEMLKKIKRKKEEKRKQDGCPDSNPTGFEEGEELTISEWFTYFFNEPTDDDEDKYDWSRYSADKAICEDPDEIDVDKYGDFCKIMLKNVMMVTNKKNQYNPKDQNPACKGKHIPLCELLKVWMYYMSTVCAPKKVADYVFRAVDALSQQWGKEIYVKCEYKEAVNLYRENKDMLYEVHKLLQSGISSNKFGLLSKRKWCDESTRQYQTNLMENSTRARSDKGEKISIISHNSEGTGMEDTIKRIMEQMEEEEEELEGIMQVVEQGGGPGVSKAGEAPGKNTPIKNEIQPPDVKFPDENEGFIDGPDPNSNPKNAVDPIEVNKWGSGRIDSVSTGVTPEITPSLPADTTETNPNSAGSVPPTGQLGSSGTGSSPGEKGPQTGEIGQSEIKGPDGGPVPPDADVTHQHAGGGGGIGGKADDSTPPGQGPGNSTITITTSNSLNIITNIHKYYNREKWSKEGG